A genome region from Staphylococcus capitis subsp. capitis includes the following:
- the mdh gene encoding malate dehydrogenase, producing the protein MNTRRKVSIIGAGNTGSTLAFVLAQKEIADIVMIDRPQSEGFVKGKALDILESGPIFGFDTNVQGSVQIEDIQDSDIVVMTAGIPRKPGMTRDDLVQTNEEIVHQTSLNIAKYAPNATIIVLTNPVDAMTYTALKASGFPKERVIGQSGVLDTARYQSFIADELKVSVKDINGLVLGGHGDTMVPLVESTQVNGVPVKDLIAEDVLERIVNRTRKGGAEIVELLGKGSAYYAPATAIYEMIEAILKDQKRLLPSIAYLEGEYGFSDICLGVPTILSKNGIEKIVEVNLNEREQEQLKYSAESVQNVKNALKNK; encoded by the coding sequence AGAAAAGTTTCAATCATTGGAGCAGGAAATACTGGATCAACTTTAGCTTTTGTATTAGCGCAAAAAGAAATAGCAGATATTGTAATGATCGATCGTCCACAATCAGAGGGATTTGTTAAAGGAAAAGCATTAGATATTTTAGAAAGCGGACCAATATTTGGATTTGATACAAACGTTCAAGGTTCTGTTCAAATTGAGGATATTCAAGATTCAGATATTGTGGTTATGACCGCTGGAATACCACGTAAACCTGGAATGACTAGAGATGATTTGGTTCAAACCAATGAAGAAATAGTTCATCAGACATCTCTCAATATTGCGAAGTACGCACCTAATGCTACGATTATTGTATTAACCAATCCAGTTGATGCTATGACTTATACTGCATTAAAAGCCTCAGGTTTTCCAAAAGAACGTGTAATTGGACAATCAGGTGTTCTTGATACCGCTCGTTATCAAAGTTTTATTGCTGATGAATTAAAGGTTTCAGTAAAAGATATTAATGGTCTTGTACTTGGAGGGCATGGAGATACAATGGTTCCACTCGTGGAATCAACACAAGTTAATGGTGTACCAGTTAAAGATTTAATTGCTGAAGATGTTTTAGAACGCATAGTCAATCGCACAAGAAAAGGTGGAGCTGAAATTGTAGAATTATTAGGTAAAGGTTCAGCATATTATGCACCAGCTACAGCTATATATGAAATGATTGAAGCTATTTTAAAAGATCAAAAGCGCTTGTTACCAAGCATTGCTTACTTAGAAGGTGAATATGGATTCTCAGATATTTGTCTAGGTGTTCCAACTATTCTTAGCAAGAACGGTATAGAAAAAATTGTAGAAGTTAATTTGAATGAGAGAGAACAAGAACAATTAAAATATTCAGCTGAGTCAGTCCAAAATGTGAAAAATGCACTAAAAAATAAATAA